Proteins encoded together in one Microcebus murinus isolate Inina chromosome 18, M.murinus_Inina_mat1.0, whole genome shotgun sequence window:
- the EMC6 gene encoding ER membrane protein complex subunit 6, which produces MAAVVAKREGPPFISEAAVRGNAAVLDYCRTSVSALSGATAGILGLTGLYGFIFYLLASILLSLLLILKAGRRWNKYFKSRRPLFTGGLIGGLFTYVLFWTFLYGMVHVY; this is translated from the coding sequence ATGGCCGCGGTGGTGGCCAAGCGGGAAGGGCCGCCGTTCATCAGTGAGGCAGCTGTGCGGGGCAACGCCGCCGTCCTGGATTACTGCCGGACCTCAGTGTCAGCGCTGTCGGGGGCCACGGCCGGCATCCTCGGCCTCACCGGCCTCTACGGCTTCATCTTCTACCTGCTTGCCTCCattctgctctccctgctcctaATTCTcaaggcaggaaggaggtggaacaaatattttaaatcacgAAGACCTCTCTTTACAGGAGGCCTCATCGGAGGCCTCTTCACCTACGTCCTGTTCTGGACATTCCTCTATGGCATGGTGCACGTCTACTGA
- the TAX1BP3 gene encoding tax1-binding protein 3 produces MSYIPGQPVTAVVQRVEIHKLRQGENLILGFSIGGGIDQDPSQNPFSEDKTDKGIYVTRVSEGGPAEIAGLQIGDKIMQVNGWDMTMVTHDQARKRLTKRSEEVVRLLVTRQSLQKAVQQSMLS; encoded by the exons ATGTCCTACATCCCAGGCCAGCCGGTCACTGCCGTGGTG CAAAGAGTTGAAATTCACAAGCTGCGTCAAGGTGAGAACTTAATCCTGGGCTTCAGCATTGGAGGTGGAATTGACCAGGATCCATCCCAGAATCCCTTCTCGGAAGACAAGACAGACAAG GGCATTTACGTCACACGGGTGTCTGAAGGAGGCCCTGCTGAAATTGCTGGGCTGCAGATTGGTGACAAGATCATGCAG GTGAACGGCTGGGACATGACCATGGTCACACACGACCAGGCCCGGAAGCGGCTCACCAAGCGCTCGGAGGAGGTGGTGCGCCTGCTGGTGACGCGGCAGTCGCTGCAGAAGGCCGTGCAGCAGTCCATGCTGTCCTAG